The genomic segment ccaaacaaccctCCCCCATAAGAATTTTAGGAAGTTCAACGTGGATGAGACAAGGTGCAAAACCATACTGTGAACTGGACCttattaaatattaaaacatCTCAGTTGTACTGTTAATACGTATTCCTCAAAGACTTCACataaaaatcaagattggacaatCCTGGGTCATTTCCCGCCTTAATATAGGTCAGAATCCTTTATCTGACTCAGTTTTGTTAAGAACACGCAGtgtatgaaaaacaaacaactgGTTGGTGTTGGAAAGAACAGAAGTTTTTACAAATTATACTTATGGAAAGGACACCAATTCCACCTTTCAGGCCCGACTTTGAAAATAAGTATACAGTTTAACAGATGTCCTGTTCCAGCAAAGCACCTGCTTATCttaaagcatatgcttaaatccatccccaTTCAGCAAATCACTTGCAGCCTGATCCAAGATCCCACTGAAATGAAAGTTAAGACTCACGTTCCCTTTGATGGGCTTTGCAAGCAGGCCCATAAAGCACAGCCCTAACTCCCACGGACTAAAAGTTGAGCAGACACGTAATTGTTTTGCTAAAATCAGGGCCAGAAATTCTAGCTTCTCTATTCCTGCTTCCATTCTGCTGCCATGGAAGCCAGTGACAAAACCCTCATTCATCTCAGTCTCAGCAAGGCAGGCAACTCCTTTGtggacaaaacattttttaaaggggGGAAAAATACTCACTCTTTTGGCAAGAGGTGCAGCGGCAGTTTTTGCATTTGCAGGAGCCAGCACAGGTACAGGAACCACCTTGTGGACAAAGAGATTGAGGGGAAATGAGCATCACAACTGGACTAAAAGCAAGAGGACAATCAGCAGGCAAGAGGAGAATTTTATCACCAgcatgaaaaaaaaaccaaaaaacaacaacagggaATGTCAATAGACAGACCATGGGAGAAATTTGGACCTCTAGGCGTTTTTTAACAGACCACAAAGTCTTTTGATTAACTTATTGTTACCATTATTGTATTCTTTTCTCCTGAGTCTgcaccttgaccaagaaatttggaccttgacaaaaaaataaTTCGTTACCACTGATCAACAGGTTTCACCTCAGTCAGTTGCTTCCCATTGCTCTGCTAAGTATAAATTACCTCCAGGTTAGCCCTTGGTTTGAATTTTTCAGTTACCTGGATGTTACAAAATTCACTGCAGAATCTTTCCCCCCACGCAATGAAAGTATATTTGAAAGTTGCCTAAAAGCTGATTCCCACCGCTGGAAAAGTATATTTACAAGCCAGCCCAAGGCGCTACGGTAAACACACGTGACATTTAAACCAGGGAGCTTGGTTTGCAGGATCTAGTCACGCTGATTTCACAGCGGCCCTCCCGGATGCCCAGATCTTCCCCCGCTGACTCCAGACAAGGAGGGTGGCCGAGCCCCGTGAGAACCCCCCAGCGCAGGGTCGGTGCGTCTCTGCAGCGGGGAGGCGTCACTCACCGGTAGCACAAGGACAGTCCTGGGGATCCATCGCTCACTCggttgctgctgcagctgctcagtCACAGGGAGGATCAGAGGGGCGGCGAAGTTTGGAGCGGGGCTGCCGCTGCCTCCTATTTATCCCGGCGGAGGAGCGAGAGCGAGCGCaaagcccccgcccccgccagccctGCACACGGGCCCCGAACCGGTAAACAAAGCTGGGCGCTGCCGGCGGGTCCTATCACCGCACAGAGCCGCGTGCAAACCCGGCCGTCCCGAGTGCATTACGTAATGCTGGGGGTGCTCCGCACAGACCCCGCGCCGCGTGCAAACCCGGCCCTCCCGAGTGCATTGGGCAATGCTGGGGGTGCTCCGCACAGACCCCGCGCCGCGTGCAAAGACCTCCCGAGTGCATTGGGCAATGCTGGGGGTGCTCCGCACAGACCCCGCGCCGCGTGCAAACCCGGCCGTCCCGAGTGCATTGGGCAATGCTGGGGGTGCTCCGCACAGACCCCGCGCCGCGTGCAAAGACCTCCCGAGTGCATTGGGCAATGCTGGATGACCCGCACAGACTGCGTGCAAAGGtgccccccgcacagaccccgcGCCGCGTGCAAACCCGGCCGTCCCGAGTGCATTGGGCAATGCTGGGGGTGCAAGCTCGGCACACACCAGGGCGCCGTGTGTAAACTGCAAACATCCCCGCCATACACGcactgcattgcctggtgctatCCCCGCACAGATCCCGCCTTCTTGGAAATCCTGGGAGGTGtctaaaggcccctcccccagccttgcaGGAGGGACCACTGGCCCTCGGGAGCCACGTGAATGCGGGGGACCACTAATGAATAACAGGGTCGGGAGTGAAGGTCACAGGTTCAAAACTAGGGATCCAGAGGGGGGACACTGAGCAGCGAACCCCAGACAGGGGCCACTGCTCCTCAGAGCTGCCTAGGGAGCCagccagggtgaccagacagcaagtgggaaaaatcagaatgggttggggggtaataggagcctatagaagaaaaagacccaaaaatcaggactgtccctatcaaatcgggacatctggtcaccctagagccagCAGATGCTGCCCAGAGGCACTCGGCCTGATGTGTGAGACCAGGGAGGAGTGGAAACAGGCCCCACACTCGCAGAGCATCCCCTTGTCTAGCATCCTCCTGCTGGTGTTGAAGACGGCCACtttggccagggccaggaggttGATGGGGTCTCGTGACTTCATGGCGCCACAGACAGGGTGTGAGAAGATAAGGGTGTGTGggggaaagtgcagccagaacctgaacaggaggttctggaggagccggaataggggctgcaacccaGCACATTCGAGATAAGTATGCGCCAGGTTCTCCCTCATgctgcaaaaggggcaggtgttggggatgggggtgaaCCGCACCAGGTACACGCTCATGCTCACGGCTccatggaggagccgccaacCGATATCCCTGGCAGGCCGTGGTGGAAGAGAGTCTGCCCACCGGGggttcctcaccctccacaggtgatAGATAGATAGTCCCGCTATTTGGTATCAGGGCAGGACACACGGGTGAGGAAGTGGAACGTGTGGAGCACAAGTGTGTAGAGTTGTTTCCTCCGTGCGGATCAGAAGTGAACCGGCTGCAGGGCACGCAGCCAGCTTGGATTGTGGAAGGGAGGGGGCTTGGAGGGCTCGCGGGATAGGGGCCCGATGAAAAGGCCTAGAGGgcgtggggtgaggggtgggcgGGGAACACCCTCTCGCAGCACCTGCTCAAGGAAAACCTGAGAGGTGGGCGACCAGgctgcccccacctcctggagcacACACAGGGGGTCAGGagggtggagagccccatgcgccaACCAAGCATTCGGGGATCCACCCAGTCCCCCcatcgtagtccaggaggtctccgattCTGATGGTTTCTGCCAGGACCAGCCTCCGGCGCACCGAGGGGGACTCCGCCATCTGCACACGTAGGCTGGGGTTATGAGCAGGGGCTCTGCGAGGAGGTCCGCCCTCTCGGTGGCCACAAAGGACCTGGTCGCCAAGAACAGCTTCCATGTCTGGAGGGGGTCCTGGTAGATGACCAGCAGCTCAGAGAGGTCTCGTGGAAGACCCCTCGGGTGGAGAAGAAGGAGCTGCCAGTTGTATCGGCGCCCTCGGAGGGCACCGTAAAGAGTCTCTGCAGGGTctggaggcggaagacatggacctgGCTGCAGAGGCAGACAAGgccctgtcctccctcctccaggagAAGACTCAGGACCCTTTAGatacccagtgcagtcctggccagaagaactccagagcTACCCTCTGGAGCTGGGCCAGGATCCCTGGGGCCCTACACAGACCCGGGCACTGTGTGGAAACGCCTGTGACCCAGCGTATTGCACGGTGCTATCCCCCACACAGACCCTGCCACGGAGTGCAAAGCCCTCCGCAGTGCATTGCATGGTGCTATTCCCACATAGACCCAAGGGTGCTGAGTGCAACCCTcgccccctcttctccctccccgaATGCGGTGCATGGTGCAATTCCAGCATAGACCCCAAGGTGCTGAGTGCAACACTTATCCTTAGTGTGATGGTTATTTTATTTCCCTCATCGGGACCATGGTACTAGAGGGCCAGCTCTCGGGTTCACACAGGTGCTGGGAATAGGGGTGGggtgcttgaagtggtttccatcaatacagggtttacaatgtattcagtggctctcagcacccccactatacaaaccgTTCCAGCCCCCCTGATTTCGTGCTGGCCGAAGCTGTGTCTGCCCTAGGAAATGGGCCCGTCTGTGATCGCTTCACCTGGCCTGCCTGTGGGCTGTAACACAGCTCAGACTCTCCCCCAGACTATGTTCTGTAGGCCTGTGTCACCCTGACCTGAACCCTGCCCCCCGCATGCCAGGTGTGCCAGGCGGAGCATGGAGTGGCCACACACTGGTAGAATTCTGTATGCCACATGCTGGTAGCAATGGGAAAGTGCTAGTGGCAGCAGGGATTGGGGGTTTTCACCATCATGTCATCTCCCGCTCCAGCCAGGGGCGACTCTAGCAATTTTggtgccccaagcacggcagcactccgcagggggcgctctgccggtcgccggtccctcGGCTtccgtggagcatccgcaggcacgcctgcgggaggtccaccggagccctgcctgccgccctcccggcgaccggcagagcaccccccgcggcatgccgccccaagcacacgcttggcatgctggggcctggagctgcccctggctccagCAGGGTTACGTGGCAGGGTGGTGAAAACACCAGGGTCCTGTTTACACTACACCTTCCAGTGTTGCCTCACTGGTGGTGAAATATGGCTACCAGGCGTGCGAGTGTGCACTCAAgtgccctcccccttccctgtggCAATGTGAGCAAGAGGGTGCAAAACGACAGATTCTTCTTTGGCCACAGATCCAACTGGTTGAAGCCGATCAGCCATTAAGTCAGAAGCGAATCCACAAGTTTTCTGTCACACGTTTACCCCAGTTCTCATAAATTGCGAAAATAGCTATACAAGGTTATGAGCAAACCAGTAGATCTTTCACATGCCAGCAGCCGGGGTGTTTATGTTTACTCTGTTTGCATCATTCAGGACTTTCGCTGCGTTCAGAAACATTGGGCAGTGATCAACACTCATTTCCTCACAATCTATCATTCCAAGACTGTCTCCACATCCACAGATACACAATTTTCCTACAGAGAAATGAATCACACACTTTCGCCAGGAACAGAGTGTAAGAGTGTGCacagggcaggaaggggaggatTGGGGGTAGAGTTCTGAGTCACATTCAGCCCTTTGTAAATGGGCTTTTATTCCTCTGAGATCAATAAAGTCTGGACTGTGCTATCTTTACTCGCATTGAGTAGCACCCTACTCCTCAAACACTCATAGAGGAAGATGCTATTTGACTCTTTGAGAGCATGTGTGAATCACTTGTTACGGACCCCTACCCAGAAAAACACTGAAGCACCTGAGACTGAGAACAAGACTAACCCCATTGATTTTAAGAGTTTATAATTCAGATTACAGTAGTATCAAGAactcccagctgagatcaggaccccgttgtgcaaggcactgtacaccCACATAGAAGAGACAATCCTAGTCTGTTagagacaagacagagaaagggtgggagggaaaacaggcCCAGAGGACTGAAGTGACTTATCCAATGACATACAGCAGgttagtggcagagctaggaatagcaCCTGCTTCTCCTGACTTTTAGTCCAGAGCTCCTGTCACCTAGGCCACACCAACAATGTGCATGTTCAGCATGCGCCTCAGTGCTTCGCTGGATCAGGGCCACAACCAGTTCACTTGTCTCACGTGGCCTCGTTTGGAAGTTGTGATTAATATaccccacaatttttttttgcaaataccTGTGCTGAGCAAGAGGAGAACTGGTACACAAAATACACTTGTACCTGGAAATATGATTCACCCTTTGTCATGCATCCAAAGGATCTGTACCATGCCCCAGCTTTAAATAATCCTTTAGAGGAACCCCTTCTGTGTGCCAGCCCCCTACGGGGTCTCACTCTTCCTTAAGGGTCGGCTGCGAGGTCTCAATGCCTTTGAGGCTGAGCCTCTGGGCTCCCGCTCTCCTGTTTCACACCATGAGTTCTGTCcagtgagcccaacagagacttTTACTGTCTTCAGGGACCAATGCACCTCGGCAAGTAttggtagagccctgcacagatataAAATTTGTATCTGGATCCGATCTGCAAACATGGCCCGTGGATATGAAGCAtatatccacagatttgcagggctctaagtATTGGCAATGACACCCAGCAGCTTTTTCAAAACAGAGCAAGGTTTATTAGGCAGCTGGAACGCAGCATTAGAAAGTCCTTAGGTTAAGACATAGTCCATGCTCCCCGAGCCAGCATAATCAGCCAGCCAACATGCTGTGGAATCCATTTCTGGCCCTGCCTctctgtgttggtcccaggtgAGAGTCCACTGTTGAACTCCTGCAGACCCATGCTGAGTTCACATGTTCTGTATGCCGGAGATTCCTGTGGATAGGTGTCAGTTGCTCAGTCCTTGGGGCTTCCATTGTCTGTGTGGACCCTCCATTGATGTGGGTTGGTTGCAGCCAGCCCTTTAATAACCCATTCATTCAACCCCAGTGACCCAACACCATatctctcctgccctgccccaagagcAGATTTAACACTTCTGCAATGGGTAACAATGCAaagtacagagggaaactgaggcacacataagAAGCATAAAAATACTACAGAGAGTTTCTACTTCATCACACCTTGTCTACAAAGCTTTCTGCAGCTGAATGAGGAGCTTGCGGGTTACAGCAAGGTGAGTGTGACATCATTAAATAACCACATGGGTAATCATAGCAAAGGTGTTTAACAGTCACATACAGTAGCTTTAAGCAAGGCCAGGTAGTACGAGTGTCTACAGCAGTGCTCACTGAGTGCATATTTGCTGATGAACATCACTTCGTTCTGCTTGGACTGGAGATAGAAAATCAATCCAAGTGTTTGGTTAGTTACCCAAACGGTGATTGCGATTCACAACACAGAGGACGTGAAAAAAGACACACTGTACCAGGAATTACATCACTCCCAAACGGTGTCATGGAGATTAACAGGAAATCAGACTCTTTCTCCCAAAGTCAGAGTATTGCGCCACCCCATAACGGGAAGGACTAACGGAGAAAACCCAGCCGTATACTCGCTATGTCTGAATTGCCATCAGAAGTCCAAGGGGCTTCGCCTAAATGCCAGACATCAGACAAGAAGGGAACGGAGAGAAAGGGTGGGAAAGAATCTTAACTCCTGGAGGTGAAAACTCCATTTTTCCAGGAACAAATCACCATAACTCCCAGAGATGCTAGTGTAACACAATGGGTGTAGCTTACACTAGTTAGGATAAACATGTGTTAGGAATATCGACCGTTGGGCCTGCCCAGGATTATTCAGTTAGTGTTTAATAGTTATATTCAGGACCCTGTGTGTACTTTGTGGTgcaatgtgtcacaaactgcttCTGTGTTCCTCACtcatggtccagcaagggcaccggCTCCTCAGCTTTcacctctctcccttctgatCAGAGTTTTTCCAGGCACAGtcccctgcctacactgtgaatgCCCTAGCAAGTCAGATGGCCTAAACAGGCCTACTCGGCTTTGTCTCCCGAGGCTACACACAGTGTAGTTGCCTATAGTTATAAGTTGTACTTGGCTCCGTctaaacaagcacatttattcttaaggtgaaagcgtTACAGAGAAAAGACTTGAAAACAagaaaagaacctacatgcatgccaGTCAGCTTACCCGAAATCACCCTGGTAAGAGTCAGTGCTTCAAACCCTGCCATGTTCTGTTAGATCAGAACAAGAGCCCCCATGCACAGGTCAAGTCCTTTTAATCCTTCTCAGGAAGGATTGGGGCCTCCCTTGGACAGACGGTCCTGTCCAtctgctggatcaggaagaaggccctgagtccgTTTAAACTCGGGTTATTTGTCCCAAAggcctttctttgtctgttggtctctagAGAATCCAGTGTGAACCAGTACGCGTGAGCCTGTCCAGGTGGGGGTGCCTCTTGGGAGGTGAATTTGCCCAATCACTCTCCACTGTTCTGAGCTCCTGGGGGCTGTGGGCCCTCTCCCCCAGGGAATTAAACACAGCCCCTGGCACATAATGAAACATAAActtgttgagatgagttcctgtctgcatcctgtaaaacttgcccatacgggtattgccctggcctcttcttttgtcattcagtgttgaacgcattctaagacaatatgcatttcctcaccttttgggggcgaagccagactttaaggcacctgctcccctacttggtgtaaactttgcttgtgccaatcagaaacggacacaaacaggttttgggccccgtcccctatgacacttctatgatgtcatagttggtactttaggcctgcctgccatgtgcaggcagggagaggagaaagaaaacgaatcctgtgtattcTGTGTAatcgagcctgatcacctcgaagcctctctctcagctcacgtgtttcaaacagagcttctaccTTTGCCTGTcattatgcgttggtttgtatttgtaagtatcagttattactaaatgctgcatctttgtttataaatattgttagtagatattttagtcattgtgtgttttttgtttcattaactctattagctaatcatacgctccTCCCtgaccccttgtaattatccccaataaaactttaaattgattaattttagtgtgtgtgtgtgtctgcagtttgcatcgtgacccatactctccttgcatcccttaccaatatagtctgttgccacgtgcagcctggtaaataacaggcctgcattttctttcgcccctgcgagtccaTGGCAATCTACAAAACTGAATGTAGTAAGTTCTCCCAAAGACTTTACAGAAAATTGCCGAATCTGTCACACAACGATCCCAAATTCTGCAGCCAGGACCTCTCCATACATAATACACATGGTTAATGTGCTACAAAACTCCATATACAATATAACTACCATCACTATTTGTCCCCATAGGTGTAAGGTCCCAGGTCGCCTTTGGAGGTGTTGTGCCTTATGTGGGAAAATGCTGGATTGATCCAAGTGTCACTGAATGCTGCCAGAAACTGTGTCAAACTGGGTGACAtttgttgtcagtag from the Mauremys reevesii isolate NIE-2019 linkage group 16, ASM1616193v1, whole genome shotgun sequence genome contains:
- the LOC120384223 gene encoding metallothionein A, with the translated sequence MDPQDCPCATGGSCTCAGSCKCKNCRCTSCQKSCCSCCPAGCNNCAKGCVCKEPASKKCSCCP